From the Nitrososphaerota archaeon genome, the window GGAGCGATCTCCAGAATGCTTCAAAACCTGCTGACCTCTCTCTTGTCCAGACTATAACTGACATGAAGCTTGCCAAGGCTTCGGGAATAGTTACTCTCTTTACGATTGTCGGATTTTTGGTATTGAACATTGCAAAGAATCTGGGATTTGAGACGGAATTGAACTTTGGCACAGTTGCTCTGTTGGGCTCAGCAATCCTCTATGCAATAAGCCCAAAGAGGAGGGAGATCATAAGAGGAGTCAACTGGAGCATAATAATATTCTTCATATCGATGTTCATAGTCATGCAGAGCGTCTGGAATGCTGGACTAATAGCTCTTTTGGCTTCGTATCTCCCTCCACTAACCCATACGGAATCTCTTTCCACAATTCTGAGCATTGTCGGTGCCAGCGTAATCCTGAGCCAAGTTATGAGCAACGTTCCATTTGTTGCAGTTTACATTAACCTGATGAAGAGTTTGGGTTTCAATTCTATGGATGTAGAGGCATGGGTAGCTCTTGCTGGCGCATCGACTCTAGCAGGGAACCTGACAATACTCGGGGCCGCGAGCACGATAATAATACTCGAAGTAGCCGAAGAGAAGGGCCATACTTTCAGCTTCTATGAATTCTTCAAGATAGGCTCTATCGTCACATTGGTCAACATTACTGTCCTTGTCTTGTGGCTGGTTCTCATTTGAAATTTAAAGGCTAATTAATTGCGCCATCAGCTCCAAGGCGAATGAGCGCCGAAGCAGCACAGCAGGAAATTCCCGAAGAAGGAGAAGTGGTAATCGCGTCTGTAAGGGAGATTACCGATCATGGCGCTTATGTTACTCTAGATGAATACGGAAATCTTCCCGCATTCTTGCACAAGTCTGAAATTACTACTGGCTGGGTAAAGCATATAGAACGTTATGTGAAGGTAGGCCAGAAGGCAGTTCTCAAGGTCGTAAGAATAAACAAGATAAGAAGACAGGTAGATCTCTCGCTCAGGCAGGTCTCTGGCGAGGAGAGAAAGGAGAAACTTATCCAAGTTAAGAAGCATGAAAAAGCTAGAGGCATTCTCGAGATAGTCAAGCACAAGGCACAACTTAACGATGCTGAGAGTGCGAAATATGTGGAGATGCTCGAGGAAGGGTTCGATTCTACCTACGATGCCCTTGAGCAGGCTGCAAGGACAGGCGCTGATGTTCTTAAGAAGATCGACTTGCCAGCAAAATATGTTGAAATCTTAGCAGATGTTGCAAAGGAAAAGATAGTCTTCCCAACTGTCGAGGTGAAAGGAGTCATCGAAATCAGGATTGATCAGCCTGCAGGAATTAACATAATAAAAGAGGCTCTTACGAATGCACGGTCAGTCAAGACTGGAGGCTCGAAGGTTATTGTGACGTATATGGGAGCACCAAAGTACAGAATTGTTGTTGAAGCTGAAAACTACAAGATTGCCGAGAAGGCCCTTGAGCAGGCTGTAGAGAAGGCTAGAGACATTATACAGAAGAAGAAAGGTCAGTTTGGCTTTGGCAGAATAGACAGGAAGAAGGGCATTGAGCAGGCTTCTTAGGAAATGCTCCAGCTGCAGCACTTACACGTTTCAAGATATATGTCCTAAATGTAGCACCAGGACAGTGTCTCCTCATCCTCCAAAGTTCTCTCCAGATGATAAGTATGCGCGAATGAGGATAGCAGAACGCTACTCGGAGACAAAAACAGAAAACAACATATAGCCCATCTATTAGAATCATTCTAACACTGTAGAGCAATTTTGACACAGAACCCGCGTTCGATATACGATGAGCCCCCAAGACGGCACAGTACGAAGAAAGGGCAGGTCAGAGAGGCTATAATCAAAGCCCTGTCGCAGGAACCACATACGGTAAGCGAGCTTTCACGAATCCTCAGAGTTTCTAAACCAACGATAAACTACCACATAAACGAACTTACTAGAAGGGGGTCGATTAGAGTTGCGCAAGTGCAAGTCGGCAAGACGGGAGTATTAAGCAAATTTTATGCCCTGAAGCCCGGGACACTTTTCATCTCATCAAATCCCGAAACTGACGAGCAGTACCTCCAGACCCTTACTTATTTGTTTGAAAGAAAAAAACTCCAGCTGACACTTGCAGAGGATGAACCTTTAGGTCCTCAACTCAAGGAAATTCTTTACCACGCCTTCAAGTTGCTGGCAAAGGTTTCTTTTAACAGGCACAGTGACATTTTGTACAAGCACGGCTTCTCCATAGGGCTCGATGTAGTAAGTAAGAAAATCGAAGGCGGCTCGGTTAAGGAAACTCTTGGGAACCTGAAAAAATTTTGGATTGACAATCAGATGGGAGATCTGCAAGTCTCTGCTGAGAGGGGTTACAGACCTGCAGTGTATCTGCATAACTGCATGGATTCGTACGAAACCAGAGATATAGGAGGACCCCTGTGCTTCTTGATCAAAGGCATCATAGATGGCGCTCTGGCAGGAAAGTTCGGCAGCAGATACGAAACTGGCAAATACGAATTTAATGAAGCTGACTTGCTTCCTTGCAGGTTTCAGATTTTGAAAAAGAAACACTAGAAAAATATATCGAGGGCCTGTCGCAACCGCTCATCCGTAGTTATAAGAAATTGTTAAGAATGACACCGAGGGCCTCCCCAAGCCCCCGGTGACCCTCACTCGACTATAGCACGGCAATCGTCCTACGTCAGTATAACTTCGTAGATATAGATGCAATATAAACCCCAGAGACAGTTTTCAGAGGTGATTATCAAAGTTGATAGTGCCGGGGGTGGGTATTTCGTCTTCAGATTTCGAACCCACGACCTCCAGATTATGAGTTACGCCCAATTTTTGTGGAGGCTGGCGCTCTAACCAGGCTGAGCTCTCGAGCAGTTAGAACCCCGGCTGCGCCCCGGCATAGGCAACTCAAAGCAAGTCGGTTTAAAATCATTCCCTTACAATATAGTTGCTAGCAGGAACATTAGAACGGCTATTGATGCAAGAGCTATCCCACCCTTTCTTGCTATTCTAGTCACGTTGTCTAGCGCTACCGAAAAATCTGACAGCAATTTACCTCCGACAACCTTAACATCTGTTTCCATGCCACTTATCCTAAAGTCGCTTTCAACCATCTTTGAGGAAGCAATTTTGATCAATTTGTTCAATGTCGAAGATATGTCATTAATTTTTGTTAGTCCGCCTAGCGCATCATATCCATTTTCATTCATGACCTTCGCTGCATTGAAATGGGTGTCGGTAGTGCATATCTCTATTACGTTGACATCCTTAATCTGCTCCAGCAGTTTCTCCCTGAAACCTATCGATGCATTGTTCGAGTCAAAACTTATCAACGAATGCAGAATACCATCAATTTCAAAGACAATAAGGCAAATCCCAGCAGGCCCGATGTCTGCTTTCAATCCGATATGCAGTTCGGAAGAGTGCGCGTAGCCTATCTTGAACGGTTTCTGCTTTGCAGGCCTTAATTTTTGGAGCACAGCGCTTGCAGCCTCTATTGTTGAGTTGCACTCGTCTTCGGTGGGAGGCTTGCCCAGAGAGTTGTGGGCATCCACAACAAAAGCTCCTCTGTATCCTAACTCAAGAGCCTTCCTCTCCACAGTTTCCTTAACTGACTGCGGAAAGTCTTCCATGCCGTGTGGTGCGAGAGTGATTATGACGAAGGCAAAATCGCCAAATGCCATTCCTGTTACAGTAGCCTTACCTACTGTATTTTTCAGGGGGAGGGTGCAAGTATTACCAATTCCAAGAGTCCTCAGATCTTGGAGTGATGAAATGAATTTCTCAACGGCACTCCTTGACGGAAGGTTTAGGTCGTGTCCCGAAACTCCATGCAGAACCAGAGAAGAATAGCCGTTACTCGTGAACCATTCCTGCAATTCGTATGGAAGATTACTACTACCTATCGGATAAAAAGGTCCGGGATGTATTTCGGGAACTACTACTGTGGGTTTCTTGCTCCCTTGCAGGAACGTAATGATCTTTGTCTTTACTTTTGCTGTGGTTGACGCTTCTTCAAAAATTTCTTCGAAAAGTTTTGCCTTGTTTTCAGTCCACGCCTGCAGGAATGCCCGTAGGAGTTTTAGAGGGGATTCTCTTAGAAATCCTCTCCCTGTCCTGTTAACTTGAATCAAATATGCAACTGCGGACACTGCAAGAATCGATCCGAGGATAAAAGCCTGGGCAGAAATAAGTAATGTGTAATTGTCAACGAATACAGCAAGCATCTGAACAACGGGTTGTATAAAGGCAACAGCAAAACCATGCGCAATCTTTTCAAAGAAGACCGATGCAAGAACTACTATCCTCAAGGCTATTGCGACGAACATCCCGTACAAAGTCATGGAGTAAAACTTCTGAGGAGCAGAAGTTGCGAAAGAGGTCAGCATGCCTACAAGCACAGGTACTATCCATAGCACGTTTGAGATTGCCGTTATCATTATCAAACGCCTGAAAGTTGCGACTGGATTATTTCTAAGCAGCAGCATTTCAAGACCTACGGAGAAGAACATCGCAGCGACCATTGTTACAAATGTTATGACATCGGAGAGAGCAAAACCTGCCATGCTCCTGATCAGGACGAAGATCGCTAATGCAGAGGCTATGGCTGCAGATGTAGCAACTTTAGTCGAAGGGAGAGTGAACAGGAGATTATACCGTCTACGAATGTTGGTTGTAGAGTCCAACGGAATTCCTTGCGCTACTAGATTCTTAAGAAGACTCGCATGAGTATTGAGACTACAATAAGCGATAAGCACAGGGCGATCACAATTTCAGGCCTTACCCTGACGCCTGTCTGGGTTTCGTCTTCAAAGAACCTCATGAGCCCTGCGCTGGATGCAGGTAGAGGAGTTTCCTTCTTCTTTTTGCTGCTCATTACCGAGCACCATAAACAGGTCTTTTCTTAAATATGTTTGCTTAGGCGGAAGAAAAACCGAGGTAGTAGGGTGCTCCTACCACCATTTCTACTGAGGGAAGTTCAGCTCACCTACGCTCTGTGTAGGCAGGTCTGGGAGCTTCGAAGCCATCTTCTGCTCTGCTAACACTGCCGCTTCCGATAGTATCTTTTCTGCTTCCTCGTTGCTGGGCTCTATGTTGGCAAAGAATCCTCCTAGCTGTCCTGCATCCGTCACTATTCCGTTCAACATGCTACCTATCTCCGAAATCTCTGATCCTGCTTCTGGCATTATGCCTTCAATGTTCTTTCTTATGCTCTTGATCACTCCTACTGTAGGCGATAGAGTTGAGACTACGTCGCCGAACTCCTGCACCGTCCCGAGCCTGAGGTTGATCTGCTCCATGACGAGCTTTACCTGGGTTATGTTGTTGGACATCTTTCTGACTTCTGCTAGTTCGTTAGAGTATGCCGAGGCTCTCTCTTGATCGTGCTTCTGCAATGATACGACTACTTGCTTGAATAGGTTAGAGTCCTTCTCCTTGAGCTGTTTCGTCTTCGAGTCAAGTCTGTTCAGTAAGCCGTTTATCGACTGCTGTGTCGTGCCTAGCTTGTCCCGCAAAGGCTGCTGGGGTGTTAGCGAACTCCGCAATCTGCTAGCTATAGGCTCCTTGTCGCTCTTGGCCCATTTGTTGTTAAAGGCTGGCATTTACGCTCACCTATGTGGAAATGTAAATCGGATAAA encodes:
- a CDS encoding preprotein translocase subunit Sec61beta, translated to MSSKKKKETPLPASSAGLMRFFEDETQTGVRVRPEIVIALCLSLIVVSILMRVFLRI
- a CDS encoding DUF2070 family protein, with the translated sequence MLIAYCSLNTHASLLKNLVAQGIPLDSTTNIRRRYNLLFTLPSTKVATSAAIASALAIFVLIRSMAGFALSDVITFVTMVAAMFFSVGLEMLLLRNNPVATFRRLIMITAISNVLWIVPVLVGMLTSFATSAPQKFYSMTLYGMFVAIALRIVVLASVFFEKIAHGFAVAFIQPVVQMLAVFVDNYTLLISAQAFILGSILAVSAVAYLIQVNRTGRGFLRESPLKLLRAFLQAWTENKAKLFEEIFEEASTTAKVKTKIITFLQGSKKPTVVVPEIHPGPFYPIGSSNLPYELQEWFTSNGYSSLVLHGVSGHDLNLPSRSAVEKFISSLQDLRTLGIGNTCTLPLKNTVGKATVTGMAFGDFAFVIITLAPHGMEDFPQSVKETVERKALELGYRGAFVVDAHNSLGKPPTEDECNSTIEAASAVLQKLRPAKQKPFKIGYAHSSELHIGLKADIGPAGICLIVFEIDGILHSLISFDSNNASIGFREKLLEQIKDVNVIEICTTDTHFNAAKVMNENGYDALGGLTKINDISSTLNKLIKIASSKMVESDFRISGMETDVKVVGGKLLSDFSVALDNVTRIARKGGIALASIAVLMFLLATIL
- a CDS encoding citrate transporter, producing the protein MASELFNFASVIFFAVYALIIFRNLKRINLPVWAIMFAGAVATIFLHGISLKDAYAAINLDVIFFLIGMFSIVAGLEASGLLQYFTIRILSFAGSPQRLLLFILVVLGTMSAFLMNDTIAVVATPIMIGFARAMKVRSSPFLITLAFAVSIGSTMTPMGNPQNLLIALDSGIERPFFDFVRLLAIPTIINYFLTYIVLKFYYRSDLQNASKPADLSLVQTITDMKLAKASGIVTLFTIVGFLVLNIAKNLGFETELNFGTVALLGSAILYAISPKRREIIRGVNWSIIIFFISMFIVMQSVWNAGLIALLASYLPPLTHTESLSTILSIVGASVILSQVMSNVPFVAVYINLMKSLGFNSMDVEAWVALAGASTLAGNLTILGAASTIIILEVAEEKGHTFSFYEFFKIGSIVTLVNITVLVLWLVLI
- a CDS encoding RNA-protein complex protein Nop10 gives rise to the protein MSRLLRKCSSCSTYTFQDICPKCSTRTVSPHPPKFSPDDKYARMRIAERYSETKTENNI
- a CDS encoding winged helix-turn-helix transcriptional regulator, whose amino-acid sequence is MLTQNPRSIYDEPPRRHSTKKGQVREAIIKALSQEPHTVSELSRILRVSKPTINYHINELTRRGSIRVAQVQVGKTGVLSKFYALKPGTLFISSNPETDEQYLQTLTYLFERKKLQLTLAEDEPLGPQLKEILYHAFKLLAKVSFNRHSDILYKHGFSIGLDVVSKKIEGGSVKETLGNLKKFWIDNQMGDLQVSAERGYRPAVYLHNCMDSYETRDIGGPLCFLIKGIIDGALAGKFGSRYETGKYEFNEADLLPCRFQILKKKH
- a CDS encoding translation initiation factor IF-2 subunit alpha is translated as MSAEAAQQEIPEEGEVVIASVREITDHGAYVTLDEYGNLPAFLHKSEITTGWVKHIERYVKVGQKAVLKVVRINKIRRQVDLSLRQVSGEERKEKLIQVKKHEKARGILEIVKHKAQLNDAESAKYVEMLEEGFDSTYDALEQAARTGADVLKKIDLPAKYVEILADVAKEKIVFPTVEVKGVIEIRIDQPAGINIIKEALTNARSVKTGGSKVIVTYMGAPKYRIVVEAENYKIAEKALEQAVEKARDIIQKKKGQFGFGRIDRKKGIEQAS